In one window of Nicotiana tabacum cultivar K326 chromosome 12, ASM71507v2, whole genome shotgun sequence DNA:
- the LOC107815645 gene encoding uncharacterized protein LOC107815645 isoform X1: protein MKDANHGDANINVHVQLSELKRQRELLSNLASSSDSCSGKTVKQPSSFVQPKEVDSRTNLDGPNGEVRPVSLDEISSSENEGSEREDRLLENCGILPNNCLPRLSLTSTVVPVEKRSLSSSPRSSRKKAALKLPFKWKEGNSHATLLASKTLLQRPIAGSQVPISPLEKKLPDSWSHIEPSTFRVREGNYFRDKKKEFAANYAAYYPFGVDVFLSQRKIDHIDRLVELPVIEHSETLPSIPVVNIQVPLYPAAFFQGESDGEGMSFVSYFKLSESYAKELPSHFQDNIRRIMDEEVEKVKAFPTDGTVPFRERLKILGRVANVEDFRLSATERKIMHAYNEKPVLSRPQHEFYKGEKYFEIDIDMHRFSYISRKGFETFLDRLKLCCLDVGLTIQGNKAEELPEQVLCCVRLNEIHMIWQLNEVTVSSFVYLLVPPYLPLLPIDRVFSAS from the exons ATGAAAGATGCTAACCATGGGGATGCTAATATAAATGTCCACGTCCAATTATCCGAACTGAAGAGGCAGAGGGAATTGTTAAGCAATCTTGCTAGCAGCTCCGACAGTTGCTCCGGTAAAACTGTAAAGCAACCAAGCAGTTTTGTGCAGCCAAAAGAGGTGGATTCTCGAACAAATCTTGATGGACCTAACGGTGAGGTGCGGCCTGTTTCCCTTGATGAGATATCGTCCTCGGAAAATGAAGGTAGTGAAAGGGAGGATCGTTTGTTGGAGAACTGTGGAATTCTTCCAAACAACTGTCTGCCTCGTCTTAGTCTTACCTCTACTGTTGTGCCAGTTGAGAAGAGATCTCTAAGCTCTAGTCCTCGAAGTTCAAGAAAGAAAGCTGCCTTAAAACTTCCCTTTAAATGGAAAGAAGGAAATTCTCATGCCACTCTAC TTGCATCTAAAACCCTGCTTCAAAGGCCCATAGCTGGTAGCCAAGTACCAATTAGCCCATTGGAGAAGAAGTTGCCTGATAGTTGGTCCCATATTGAACCGAGTACCTTCAGGGTCCGGGAAGGAAACTATTTCAG GGACAAAAAGAAAGAGTTTGCTGCAAATTATGCAGCATATTATCCTTTTGGTGTTGATGTATTTTTATCTCAGAGAAAAATTGATCATATTGATCGACTTGTGGAACTTCCTGTCATTGAACACTCTGAGACACTTCCATCCATTCCTGTAGTGAATATTCAG GTGCCACTATATCCTGCCGCGTTTTTTCAGGGTGAAAGTGATGGTGAAGGAATGAGTTTTGTCTCATACTTTAAGCTTTCCGAAAGTTATGCTAAGGAACTTCCTTCTCATTTTCAAGATAACATCAGA AGGATAATGGATGAGGAAGTGGAAAAAGTGAAGGCTTTTCCGACAGATGGTACTGTTCCCTTTAGGGAACGGTTGAAGATATTAGGTCGTGTAGCAAATGTGGAGGACTTCCGGTTAAGTGCAACAGAGAGGAAGATTATGCATGCCTACAATGAAAAACCTGTTCTTTCACGTCCTCAACATGAATTCTATAAG GGAGAAAAGTATTTTGAGATTGATATAGATATGCACAGATTCAGTTACATCTCTAGGAAGGGTTTTGAAACATTCCTAGATAGGCTAAAGCTATGTTGCTTGGACGTAGGCCTCACAATTCAG GGTAACAAAGCTGAAGAACTTCCAGAACAGGTCTTATGTTGTGTACGGTTAAATGAAATCCATATGATATGGCAATTAAATGAAGTTACTGTTAGCTCATTTGTGTACTTGCTTGTGCCTCCATATCTCCCCCTTCTCCCAATTGATAGAGTTTTCAGCGCTTCGTAA
- the LOC107815645 gene encoding uncharacterized protein LOC107815645 isoform X2, whose product MKDANHGDANINVHVQLSELKRQRELLSNLASSSDSCSGKTVKQPSSFVQPKEVDSRTNLDGPNGEVRPVSLDEISSSENEGSEREDRLLENCGILPNNCLPRLSLTSTVVPVEKRSLSSSPRSSRKKAALKLPFKWKEGNSHATLLASKTLLQRPIAGSQVPISPLEKKLPDSWSHIEPSTFRVREGNYFRDKKKEFAANYAAYYPFGVDVFLSQRKIDHIDRLVELPVIEHSETLPSIPVVNIQVPLYPAAFFQGESDGEGMSFVSYFKLSESYAKELPSHFQDNIRRIMDEEVEKVKAFPTDGTVPFRERLKILGRVANVEDFRLSATERKIMHAYNEKPVLSRPQHEFYKGEKYFEIDIDMHRFSYISRKGFETFLDRLKLCCLDVGLTIQIRGI is encoded by the exons ATGAAAGATGCTAACCATGGGGATGCTAATATAAATGTCCACGTCCAATTATCCGAACTGAAGAGGCAGAGGGAATTGTTAAGCAATCTTGCTAGCAGCTCCGACAGTTGCTCCGGTAAAACTGTAAAGCAACCAAGCAGTTTTGTGCAGCCAAAAGAGGTGGATTCTCGAACAAATCTTGATGGACCTAACGGTGAGGTGCGGCCTGTTTCCCTTGATGAGATATCGTCCTCGGAAAATGAAGGTAGTGAAAGGGAGGATCGTTTGTTGGAGAACTGTGGAATTCTTCCAAACAACTGTCTGCCTCGTCTTAGTCTTACCTCTACTGTTGTGCCAGTTGAGAAGAGATCTCTAAGCTCTAGTCCTCGAAGTTCAAGAAAGAAAGCTGCCTTAAAACTTCCCTTTAAATGGAAAGAAGGAAATTCTCATGCCACTCTAC TTGCATCTAAAACCCTGCTTCAAAGGCCCATAGCTGGTAGCCAAGTACCAATTAGCCCATTGGAGAAGAAGTTGCCTGATAGTTGGTCCCATATTGAACCGAGTACCTTCAGGGTCCGGGAAGGAAACTATTTCAG GGACAAAAAGAAAGAGTTTGCTGCAAATTATGCAGCATATTATCCTTTTGGTGTTGATGTATTTTTATCTCAGAGAAAAATTGATCATATTGATCGACTTGTGGAACTTCCTGTCATTGAACACTCTGAGACACTTCCATCCATTCCTGTAGTGAATATTCAG GTGCCACTATATCCTGCCGCGTTTTTTCAGGGTGAAAGTGATGGTGAAGGAATGAGTTTTGTCTCATACTTTAAGCTTTCCGAAAGTTATGCTAAGGAACTTCCTTCTCATTTTCAAGATAACATCAGA AGGATAATGGATGAGGAAGTGGAAAAAGTGAAGGCTTTTCCGACAGATGGTACTGTTCCCTTTAGGGAACGGTTGAAGATATTAGGTCGTGTAGCAAATGTGGAGGACTTCCGGTTAAGTGCAACAGAGAGGAAGATTATGCATGCCTACAATGAAAAACCTGTTCTTTCACGTCCTCAACATGAATTCTATAAG GGAGAAAAGTATTTTGAGATTGATATAGATATGCACAGATTCAGTTACATCTCTAGGAAGGGTTTTGAAACATTCCTAGATAGGCTAAAGCTATGTTGCTTGGACGTAGGCCTCACAATTCAG attcgaggcatttag